From a single Arthrobacter sp. SLBN-112 genomic region:
- a CDS encoding sulfurtransferase, giving the protein MKPLMDVPALEARLAAGHRTVLLDVRWVLGDSHGRDHYLAGHLPGAVFVDLASELSDPAVPDRGRHPLPSAGQFQESARRWGIRRGDVVVAYDDSSNMAAARVWWMLRDAGLDKVYLLDGGLGAWRAAGLPVEAGPVHPAPGDAELGSGHMPVVDAGAAAAWPRHGLLLDARAGERYRGEVEPVDPRAGHIPGALSAPTTGNVDDGGRFLSRAELRRRFESLGVAAGRPVAVYCGSGVTAAHEVAALELAGIPAALYPGSFSEWSNRPELPVATGPEAGAAAGETGDAGRPAGNSAGGEGTVAL; this is encoded by the coding sequence ATGAAACCCTTGATGGACGTTCCCGCCCTGGAAGCCAGGTTGGCCGCCGGGCACCGCACGGTGCTGCTGGACGTGCGCTGGGTGCTGGGCGATTCCCACGGCCGCGACCACTACCTCGCCGGGCATCTGCCGGGCGCGGTGTTCGTGGACCTGGCCTCCGAGCTTTCGGATCCGGCGGTTCCTGACCGGGGACGGCACCCCCTGCCGTCCGCCGGACAGTTCCAGGAGTCGGCCCGGCGCTGGGGCATCAGGAGGGGCGACGTGGTGGTGGCCTACGATGACAGCTCGAACATGGCCGCCGCCCGGGTGTGGTGGATGCTCCGTGATGCCGGCCTGGACAAGGTTTACCTGCTCGACGGCGGCCTGGGCGCGTGGCGTGCCGCAGGCCTGCCCGTCGAAGCGGGCCCCGTCCATCCCGCGCCGGGTGACGCGGAGCTGGGCAGCGGACACATGCCGGTGGTCGACGCCGGGGCTGCCGCCGCCTGGCCGCGCCATGGCCTGCTGCTCGATGCCAGGGCAGGGGAACGGTACCGGGGCGAGGTTGAACCCGTTGACCCCCGGGCCGGCCATATTCCAGGAGCCTTGAGTGCCCCCACCACGGGGAACGTGGACGACGGCGGGCGGTTCCTTTCCCGGGCAGAGCTGCGGCGGCGGTTCGAATCCCTTGGGGTCGCTGCCGGCCGGCCCGTGGCCGTCTACTGCGGCTCCGGCGTGACGGCAGCCCATGAGGTGGCTGCGCTGGAACTCGCGGGGATCCCGGCCGCGCTGTACCCCGGCTCCTTTTCGGAGTGGTCCAACCGGCCGGAACTGCCGGTGGCCACTGGACCGGAAGCGGGTGCCGCGGCGGGAGAGACCGGAGATGCCGGAAGGCCGGCTGGAAACTCCGCCGGCGGCGAGGGTACGGTCGCACTATGA
- a CDS encoding PLP-dependent cysteine synthase family protein, producing MTIEGSTGRNHDGSDRDWADQAIVTIRAENNRSADTHLYSVPLPEQWGIQLYLKDESTHRSGSLKHRLARSLFLFGLVNGWIRADTTIVEASSGSTAVSEAYFAQLLGLPFVAVMARTTSPEKIALIEKFGGSCLLVENASDVYATAEEVAATCNGHYMDQFTFAERATDWRGNNNIAESIFGQLSLEQHPVPEWIVVGAGTGGTSATIGRFLRYHSHATRLLVVDPENSAFYPGWLGETAGRPTRPSRIEGIGRARMEPSFIPSVIDRMVQVPDAASIAAMRHLDSFAGLHAGPSTGTNLWGAWQTVAQMLSEGRRGSVVSLMCDGGERYAGTYWNQDWLASRGLDPAPYEAVISRFLDTGEWTGAPA from the coding sequence GTGACGATTGAGGGCAGCACCGGCAGGAACCATGACGGCTCGGACCGGGACTGGGCCGACCAGGCCATCGTGACCATCAGGGCCGAAAACAACCGCTCCGCGGACACCCACCTGTACTCCGTGCCGCTGCCCGAACAGTGGGGCATCCAGCTGTACCTCAAGGACGAATCCACCCACCGTTCCGGCAGCCTGAAGCACCGGCTGGCCAGGTCCCTGTTCCTGTTCGGCCTGGTCAACGGCTGGATCCGGGCGGACACCACCATCGTGGAGGCCTCGAGCGGCAGCACGGCGGTCTCGGAAGCCTACTTCGCCCAACTGCTGGGGCTCCCCTTTGTTGCCGTGATGGCACGCACCACCAGCCCGGAAAAAATCGCGTTGATCGAAAAATTCGGCGGCTCCTGCCTGCTGGTGGAGAACGCCTCGGATGTCTATGCCACGGCGGAGGAAGTGGCCGCCACCTGCAACGGGCATTACATGGACCAGTTCACGTTCGCGGAGCGGGCCACGGACTGGCGCGGGAACAACAACATCGCCGAATCCATCTTCGGCCAGCTCAGCCTGGAGCAGCACCCGGTGCCGGAATGGATCGTGGTGGGCGCCGGCACGGGTGGAACCAGTGCCACGATCGGCCGGTTCCTGCGCTACCACAGCCATGCAACACGCTTGCTGGTGGTGGACCCCGAGAACTCCGCGTTCTATCCAGGCTGGCTGGGGGAAACAGCCGGACGCCCCACCCGCCCCTCGCGGATCGAAGGGATTGGCCGGGCCCGGATGGAGCCGAGCTTCATCCCCTCGGTGATCGACCGCATGGTCCAGGTCCCGGATGCCGCCTCGATCGCCGCGATGCGGCACTTGGACTCTTTCGCCGGGCTGCACGCGGGCCCGTCCACGGGCACCAACCTGTGGGGAGCTTGGCAGACGGTGGCGCAGATGCTGTCGGAGGGCCGCCGGGGCAGCGTCGTCTCCTTGATGTGCGACGGCGGCGAACGGTACGCGGGGACCTACTGGAACCAGGACTGGCTGGCTTCCCGGGGGCTGGATCCCGCGCCGTACGAGGCAGTGATTTCGCGCTTCCTGGACACCGGCGAGTGGACCGGCGCTCCTGCCTAA
- a CDS encoding MBL fold metallo-hydrolase: MKLTKYTHACIRLEKEGRVLVLDPGTFSESAEALSGAQAVLVTHEHPDHIDIKAVVAALDGDQGLVLYAPHGVAEQLRGEAPAAADRIHTVEPGQSFQAAGFDIRSFGGQHALIHPQIPVVANIGFLVDGNVYHPGDSFVIPDGIPVRTLLVPLHAPWSKSAEVVDFVIGVRAPRAFQIHDGLLNENGLGIVEGHVKRIGAKYGTEYRHLAARESVEV; the protein is encoded by the coding sequence ATGAAGCTGACCAAATACACCCACGCCTGCATCCGGCTCGAGAAGGAAGGCAGGGTCCTGGTCCTGGACCCCGGCACCTTTTCCGAATCAGCCGAGGCGCTGTCCGGGGCGCAGGCCGTCCTGGTGACCCACGAACACCCGGACCATATCGACATCAAGGCCGTGGTGGCCGCCCTTGACGGAGACCAGGGCCTGGTACTGTACGCCCCGCACGGCGTCGCCGAACAATTGCGGGGGGAAGCTCCGGCTGCGGCAGACCGCATCCACACGGTGGAACCCGGCCAGTCCTTCCAGGCAGCCGGCTTCGATATCCGCAGCTTCGGCGGCCAGCATGCCCTGATCCACCCGCAGATCCCCGTGGTGGCGAACATCGGTTTCCTGGTGGACGGCAACGTGTACCACCCGGGGGACTCGTTCGTCATCCCGGACGGAATCCCGGTCCGGACGCTCCTGGTCCCGCTGCACGCGCCGTGGAGCAAATCCGCCGAGGTGGTGGACTTCGTCATCGGGGTGCGGGCGCCGCGCGCATTCCAGATCCATGACGGGCTGCTCAATGAGAACGGCCTGGGCATCGTTGAAGGCCACGTCAAGCGGATCGGCGCCAAGTACGGCACCGAGTACCGGCACCTGGCGGCCCGCGAATCCGTGGAGGTTTAG
- a CDS encoding Fur family transcriptional regulator, protein MPIGVKADSAAPSPAGGGREQRVTKQRKAVSAALDHLDDFVSTQELYRILQNQGVSVSLATAYRILQSLADEGLVDVLRNGDGEAVYRRCAVTAHHHHLLCRNCGKAVEVEAPAVETWAVRTAADHGFTEVDHTVEIFGLCPECTALKAAGKL, encoded by the coding sequence ATGCCGATCGGCGTCAAGGCTGATTCCGCCGCCCCATCCCCGGCAGGAGGCGGCAGGGAACAGCGCGTAACCAAGCAGCGCAAGGCCGTCAGCGCGGCGCTGGACCACCTGGACGACTTCGTCAGCACGCAGGAGCTCTACCGGATCCTGCAGAACCAGGGCGTGTCCGTGTCACTGGCCACTGCCTACCGGATCCTGCAGTCGCTCGCCGACGAGGGACTGGTGGATGTGCTGCGCAATGGCGACGGCGAAGCGGTGTACCGGCGCTGCGCCGTCACTGCCCACCACCACCACCTGCTGTGCAGGAACTGCGGGAAGGCCGTGGAAGTGGAAGCACCCGCCGTCGAAACGTGGGCAGTGCGCACGGCGGCGGACCATGGATTCACCGAGGTGGACCACACGGTGGAAATTTTTGGCCTGTGCCCGGAGTGCACCGCCCTTAAGGCCGCCGGGAAGCTGTAA
- a CDS encoding metal ABC transporter permease: MDADSILGAIFNFDNYGELLVLVQNSIWAGAILGLLGGLVGTFVMKRDLAFAVHGISELSFAGAAFALLVGADVVFGSLIGSVAAALLLGLMGVRARDKNSTIGVIMPFGLGLGILFLSLYQGRAANKFGLLTGQIVSVDTVQLQALAGTAVVVMLVLLAIWRPLNFASVDPELAEARGVPVRTLAIVFMVVLGVSVALSIQVVGALLVLALLITPAAAALRVTSSPVAAVVLSVIFAVTATVGGILLALGGRIPISPYVTTLSFLIYVVCRAISSVRDARGINGRVLTASRRP; encoded by the coding sequence GTGGACGCCGACAGCATCCTCGGGGCCATCTTCAACTTCGACAACTACGGCGAACTGCTGGTGCTGGTCCAGAACTCCATCTGGGCGGGCGCCATCCTGGGGCTCCTTGGCGGCCTGGTGGGCACGTTCGTCATGAAGCGCGACCTTGCCTTCGCGGTCCACGGCATCTCCGAACTTTCCTTCGCGGGCGCCGCCTTCGCCCTGCTGGTCGGCGCGGACGTGGTCTTCGGCTCGCTCATCGGATCAGTGGCCGCAGCACTGCTGCTGGGCCTGATGGGAGTCAGGGCCAGGGACAAGAACTCAACCATCGGCGTGATCATGCCCTTCGGCCTGGGCCTCGGAATCCTGTTCCTGTCCTTGTACCAGGGCCGCGCCGCGAACAAGTTCGGGCTCCTCACGGGGCAAATCGTCTCCGTGGATACCGTCCAGCTCCAGGCCCTCGCCGGGACCGCCGTCGTGGTCATGCTCGTGCTGCTGGCAATCTGGCGGCCGCTGAACTTCGCCAGCGTGGATCCCGAGCTCGCCGAGGCGCGGGGAGTCCCGGTCCGCACGCTGGCCATCGTGTTCATGGTGGTCCTGGGCGTCAGTGTGGCCTTGTCCATCCAGGTGGTTGGCGCCCTGCTGGTGCTTGCCCTGCTGATTACGCCTGCGGCCGCGGCGCTGCGGGTCACGTCCTCGCCGGTAGCGGCGGTGGTCCTGAGCGTCATCTTCGCGGTCACTGCAACCGTGGGCGGAATCCTGCTGGCATTGGGCGGACGGATCCCCATCAGCCCCTACGTCACCACATTGTCATTCCTGATCTACGTGGTGTGCCGCGCCATCAGCTCGGTGCGCGACGCCCGCGGCATCAACGGGCGGGTCCTTACAGCTTCCCGGCGGCCTTAA
- a CDS encoding metal ABC transporter ATP-binding protein, whose protein sequence is MKSVVSLEGACLKFGQRTLWEDLDLEIRPGEFFAVLGPNGSGKTSFLKVLLGLQKLHSGKASLGGRPVERGSNLIGYIPQQKSFPQDTPMRARDLVALGVDGHRWGVRLSAAKTNRKVDQLLELVGASDYAKVPVGQLSGGEQQRLRVAQALATDPQVLLCDEPLLSLDLHHQQAVSALINKQSREHNSAVVFVTHEINPIIDYVDRVLYLAGGRFRVGTPEEVMTTEVLSDLYGTQVEVIHANGRIVVVGLPDATTHHHAAADALAGEAA, encoded by the coding sequence GTGAAATCCGTCGTCAGCCTCGAAGGGGCGTGCCTCAAGTTCGGTCAGCGCACGCTCTGGGAGGACCTGGACCTGGAGATCAGGCCCGGTGAATTCTTCGCCGTGCTGGGTCCCAACGGCAGCGGCAAAACCAGTTTCCTGAAAGTCCTCCTGGGCCTGCAGAAGCTGCACTCCGGAAAGGCCTCCCTGGGCGGACGGCCCGTGGAACGCGGCAGCAACCTGATTGGCTACATTCCCCAGCAAAAGTCCTTTCCGCAGGACACACCCATGCGTGCCCGTGACCTGGTGGCGCTGGGCGTCGATGGGCACCGCTGGGGCGTCCGGCTGTCGGCGGCCAAGACAAACCGCAAGGTGGACCAGCTCCTGGAGCTGGTGGGAGCTTCCGACTACGCCAAAGTTCCGGTTGGCCAGCTCTCCGGCGGCGAACAGCAGCGGCTGAGGGTGGCGCAGGCGCTGGCAACGGATCCCCAGGTCCTGCTTTGCGATGAGCCGCTGTTGTCCCTTGACCTGCACCACCAGCAGGCAGTCAGCGCCCTGATCAACAAACAAAGCCGTGAACACAACAGCGCCGTTGTCTTCGTTACCCACGAAATCAACCCCATTATCGACTACGTCGACCGGGTCCTGTACCTGGCAGGGGGGCGGTTCCGGGTGGGGACACCGGAAGAGGTCATGACCACTGAAGTGCTCTCCGACCTGTACGGCACCCAGGTAGAGGTGATCCACGCCAACGGGCGGATCGTCGTCGTTGGCCTTCCCGATGCCACCACCCACCACCACGCCGCGGCCGACGCCCTGGCGGGGGAGGCCGCGTAG